One window of the Anas acuta chromosome 12, bAnaAcu1.1, whole genome shotgun sequence genome contains the following:
- the LYSMD4 gene encoding lysM and putative peptidoglycan-binding domain-containing protein 4 — protein MEAARSPPGRQPRAGPGPDPEERPRAGQLRPRGGEQRPPGAPRGRAGAVVLLQREVAEGDSLNKLALQYGCQVADIKRVNNFIREQDLYALKSIKIPVKPHGLLTESSQELRPAPAPHSPSGVTLVDLPEPEADAGGSEGSHLSDYFKGIDQSIQEAVRAEVQLNAEYCTEALERPLCESGKREPSTGADWGIQWWNAVFVMLLIGIVLPVFYIIYFKTQENGPATHTSNTTLTSNISADGLEGKPLQSSEVEKNPKGEVQPNTAPPPSTEAHKPVTLPQVQSGG, from the exons ATGGaggccgcccgcagcccccccggccgccagccccgcgccgggcccggccccgacCCTGAGGAGCGGCCCCGAGCCGGGCAGCTGCGGCCCCGCGGCGGGGAGCAGCGGCCCCCAGGGGCTCCccgcggccgggcgggggccgtggtgctgctgcagagagaggTGGCGGAGGGCGACAGCCTGAACAAGCTGGCCCTGCAGTACGGCTGCCAG GTGGCAGATATCAAACGCGTCAACAACTTCATCAGGGAGCAGGACCTGTACGCGCTGAAGTCCATCAAGATCCCGGTGAAGCCCCACGGGCTGCTGACGgagagcagccaggagctgaggccggccccggccccgcacaGCCCCAGCGGCGTGACGCTCGTGGACCTTCCGGAGCCCGAGGCTGATGCCGGCGGCTCTGAGGGCAGCCACCTGAGCGACTACTTCAAGGGGATCGACCAGAGCATCCAGGAGGCCGTGCGGGCGGAGGTCCAGCTGAACGCCGAGTACTGCACGGAGGCGCTGGAGAGGCCGCTCTGTGAGTCGGGGAAGCGGGAGCCCAGCACTGGTGCGGACTGGGGGATCCAGTGGTGGAACGCCGTGTTCGTGATGCTCCTGATAGGGATCGTCCTGCCGGTATTTTACATCATCTATTTTAAAACCCAGGAGAATGGCCCCGCAACCCATACCTCCAACACAACACTAACCTCAAACATCTCAGCAGATGGATTAGAAGGGAAACCACTACAAAGCTCAGaggtagaaaaaaatcctaaggGGGAGGTGCAGCCAAACACAGCCCCTCCTCCCAGCACTGAGGCCCATAAGCCTGTGACTTTGCCACAAGTGCAATCGGGGGGATAA